Proteins encoded together in one Solanum lycopersicum chromosome 7, SLM_r2.1 window:
- the LOC101245076 gene encoding enhanced ethylene response protein 5 codes for MASAYLSMGEAHRRITDFLNRFSDAVSSQDAKSLCLIFSISSNSSFLLSLSDALITFQDASRVMRQTDRYSQYADILLPLFRALHSYRLKNLVESYQAFEKAANAFTQEFRNWESAWALEALYVIAYETRILAERADRELASNGKTPEKLKGAGSFLMKVFGVLAGKGSKRVGALYVTCQLFKIYFKLGTVHLCKSVTRSIETARIFDFEEFPLRDKVTYMYYTGRLEVYNENFSAADHKLSYALSHCNPRKERNIRMILKYLIPVKLSIGILPKTSLLEKYNLTEYNNIVLALRRGDLRLLQGALQEHEDQFLRSGVYLVLEKLELQVYQRLLKKIYIFQKQKDPNKAHQIKLDLIVRALKWLEIDMDVDEVECVMSILIYKNLIKGYFAHKSKVVVLSKQDPFPRLTGKAINS; via the exons atggcTTCAGCCTATTTAAGCATGGGAGAAGCTCACAGACGAATTACTGACTTCCTCAATCGCTTCTCCGATGCTGTTTCATCTCAAGATGCCAAGTCTCTATGCCTTATTTTCTCTATCTCTTCAAAttcttcttttctcctttctctaTCCGATGCCCTCATCACTTTCCAG GATGCTAGCAGAGTAATGAGACAAACTGATAGGTACTCTCAGTATGCAGATATACTACTCCCTCTATTTCGTGCTTTACATAGTTATCGTCTCAAAAACTTGGTTGAATCTTACCAGGCTTTTGAAAAAGCTGCCAA TGCATTTACTCAAGAGTTTCGCAACTGGGAATCTGCTTGGGCTTTGGAAGCCCTTTATGTGATTGCCTATGAAACTAGAATTCTAGCAGAAAGG GCAGATAGAGAGTTGGCTTCTAATGGAAAAACTCCTGAGAAGTTGAAAGGGGCTGGCTCATTTCTCATGAAAGTGTTTGGAGTCCTTGCTGGAAAAGGATCAAAACGTGTTGGAGCTTTGTACGTGACTTGCCagcttttcaaaatttatttcaagCTCGGAACAGTTCACTTGTGTAAAAGTGTTACAAGAAGCATTGAAACTGCCCGCATTTTCGATTTCGAGGAGTTTCCTCTTAGGGATAAGGTTACTTACATGTATTATACTGGACGGTTGGAGGTGTACAATGAAAATTTCTCTGCTGCTGATCATAAGCTATCATATGCTCTAAGCCATTGCAATCCtcgaaaagaaagaaatataag GATGATACTAAAATATCTGATACCTGTGAAGCTCTCAATAGGCATCTTACCTAAAACTTCGCTTTTGGAGAAGTACAATTTGACTGAG TACAACAACATTGTGCTTGCCCTTAGAAGGGGGGATCTACGACTTCTTCAAGGTGCTCTGCAGGAACATGAAGACCA GTTTTTAAGGTCTGGCGTTTATCTTGTCCTGGAGAAGCTAGAGCTCCAAGTTTACCAGCGGTTACTAAAGAAGAT CTATATTTTCCAGAAGCAGAAAGATCCGAATAAAGCTCACCAAATCAAGTTAGACTTAATTGTTAGAGCTCTGAAATGGCTTGAAATTGATATGGATGTTGATGAG GTGGAGTGTGTCATgtctattttgatatataagaACCTGATCAAAGGTTACTTTGCTCACAAAAGCAAAGTTGTAGTTTTAAGCAAGCAAGACCCTTTTCCAAGATTGACAGGCAAAGCAATTAACTCATAA
- the LOC101245378 gene encoding protein HEAT STRESS TOLERANT DWD 1, with protein sequence MVRSLKNPKKAKRKNKAKKGEGSSDSVPSLPAKVWQPGVDKLEEGEELQCDASAYNSLHAFHIGWPCLSFDVLRDSLGLVRTEFPHSVYCVAGSQAEKSSWNSIGIFKLSKISGKRRDLVPDKTGDDSDMDGDSSDSDEEEEAGSGTPVLQLRKVFHEGCVNRIRAMTQKPDIVASWGDTGHVQVWDISSHINALAESESDLSHGASAVSSQAPLFKFGGHKDEGYAIDWSPRVPGKLVSGDCKNCIHLWEPTSGATWNVGAKSYIGHTASVEDLQWSPTEDTVFASCSVDRNIIIWDTRMGNPLAATITAHKADVNVISWNKLASCMLASGSDDGTFSIQDLRMVKDGDSVVAHFDYHKHPITSVEWSPHEASTLAVSSSDNQLTIWDLSLERDEEEEAEFKSKMKEQVNAPTDLPPQLLFVHQGQKDLKELHWHSQIPGMVVSTAADGFNILMPSNIETAIPANVA encoded by the exons ATGGTTCGGAGCTTAAAGAACCCTAAAAAAGCTAAACGGAAGAACAAG GCAAAGAAAGGAGAAGGATCGTCGGATTCAGTACCATCATTGCCAGCGAAGGTATGGCAACCAGGAGTTGACAaattagaggaaggagaagagCTTCAGTGTGATGCTTCTGCTTATAATTCTCTTCATGCCTTCCACATTGGTTGGCCTTGCTTGAG TTTTGATGTGTTGCGCGACTCTCTCGGCTTAGTGCGGACTGAATTTCCACATTCTGTATACTGTGTAGCAGGATCACAG GCAGAGAAAAGTTCTTGGAACTCCATTGGTATATTTAAGTTGTCTAAAATATCTGGGAAAAGGCGGGACTTGGTGCCAGACAAGACAGGTGATGACTCTGACATGGACGGTGACAGTAGTGACAGTGATGAAGAAGAGGAAGCTGGATCGGGGACACCTGTATTACAG TTACGCAAGGTGTTTCATGAAGGATGTGTTAATCGTATACGTGCTATGACACAAAAACCCGATATAGTTGCTTCTTGGGGTGATACTGGTCATGTTCAG GTTTGGGATATTAGCTCTCATATAAATGCTTTGGCAGAATCCGAGAGTGATCTTAGCCATGGGGCTTCTGCAGTCTCTAGTCAAGCACCCTTATTTAAGTTTGGTGGACATAAAGATGAAGGTTATGCTATAGACTGGAGTCCTCGTGTTCCCGGGAAGCTTGTTTCAG GTGACTGCAAGAATTGTATCCATTTGTGGGAGCCAACATCTGGTGCAACATGGAATGTTGGTGCTAAATCTTACATTGGACACACTGCAAGTGTTGAGGATCTCCAG TGGAGCCCTACAGAAGATACCGTATTTGCTTCTTGCTCAGTTGATAGAAATATTATAATATGGGACACCCGTATGGGCAACCCTCTTGCAGCAACTATAACGGCACATAAGGCAGATGTCAATGTCATATCATGGAACAA GTTGGCGAGCTGTATGCTTGCATCTGGAAGTGATGATGGGACATTTTCTATTCAAGATCTTAGAATGGTCAAG GATGGAGACTCCGTAGTGGCCCACTTTGATTACCACAAACATCCCATTACTTCTGTTGAATGGAGTCCGCATGAAGCCTCGACACTGGCTGTTTCATCGTCAGATAATCAGCTTAC AATCTGGGACCTTTCTTTGGAGAGAGATGAAGAGGAGGAGGCAGAGTTCAAATCTAAAATGAAAGAGCAAGTCAATGCTCCAACAGATTTGCCCCCACAACTTCTCTTTGTTCATCAG GGtcagaaagatttgaaagaACTTCACTGGCATTCTCAGATCCCAGGAATGGTTGTTTCTACAGCGGCAGATGGATTTAACATACTGATGCCATCGAACATTGAAACTGCAATTCCTGCAAATGTTGCATGA